The Candidatus Dadabacteria bacterium genome includes a window with the following:
- a CDS encoding scavenger receptor cysteine-rich domain-containing protein: MQEADDEKWIKVRISFTDNAGNSEVVESFEVGPVYTNKSDGGLRLVSLTDTSAGDEGLLQIFDDTSKRWRGVCDDSWDRKDADVACRQLGYAGSAEALTGIIWFGYPPLLFMLDEVNCGGTENTLLECEHAGRGVHDCTSWEYAGVKCATSGN, from the coding sequence TTGCAGGAAGCTGATGATGAAAAATGGATCAAGGTCAGAATCAGCTTCACCGATAACGCCGGCAACTCAGAAGTGGTTGAGAGCTTTGAAGTGGGGCCGGTCTATACAAACAAGTCTGACGGAGGCCTTCGGCTAGTTTCTCTCACCGACACCAGCGCCGGCGATGAGGGTTTGCTCCAGATATTTGATGATACGTCCAAGCGATGGAGGGGCGTATGCGATGACAGTTGGGACAGAAAAGACGCCGATGTCGCGTGTCGCCAACTGGGTTACGCAGGAAGCGCGGAGGCGCTTACCGGGATAATATGGTTCGGGTATCCCCCGCTTCTTTTTATGCTTGACGAGGTGAATTGCGGCGGCACTGAAAACACGCTGCTTGAGTGTGAACACGCGGGACGGGGAGTGCACGACTGTACCTCATGGGAGTACGCGGGCGTCAAATGCGCCACCAGCGGCAACTGA
- a CDS encoding scavenger receptor cysteine-rich domain-containing protein → MKRFGTLKSSFWKKPEAVGGKRDAGTMNLQRVSIMVAGFALGLLLMGGPTDVRTQETYADGDLRLVDTDTGSVVDLSTATAPTGRLEIFDAGARDGEEWKGICDDGLGTLGSGDSYRVIGRQEAEVACRQLGFSGGEPRVGLALPKKEGGDLDPQEYYLLDELECSGSEDRILGEDRCKHWPRGHNNCSYGEAFGVTCEAATANNDAVGQIAVRGTEPKTGVLLTADHSKITDADGKPTDASAFSYQWIRSDIVWNETEISGATASTYTLQEADEENWIKVRISFTDNAGNSEVVESFEVGPIYTNKPDGSLRLIPFSTLNDDGTLSPSGEGEGLLQIFSGVDKRWKGVCDDSWDKTDADVACRQLGYAGSDEAIDQMIWLGYPPLLFLLDEVDCAGTESTLLECGHAGRGRHDCSSWEYAGVKCTVSGGTN, encoded by the coding sequence GTGAAACGGTTCGGAACACTGAAAAGCAGCTTTTGGAAAAAACCGGAGGCGGTTGGCGGAAAAAGAGATGCCGGAACCATGAATCTGCAACGCGTATCGATTATGGTTGCCGGGTTCGCGCTGGGGCTTTTGCTCATGGGCGGTCCCACGGATGTAAGAACGCAGGAAACATATGCCGACGGGGATCTGAGGCTCGTGGATACGGATACGGGATCCGTGGTGGATCTCAGTACGGCTACCGCTCCTACGGGCAGGCTTGAAATATTCGATGCCGGGGCCAGGGACGGTGAAGAATGGAAGGGCATATGCGATGACGGACTCGGGACTCTGGGGTCTGGAGACAGTTACCGTGTGATCGGCAGACAGGAGGCCGAAGTCGCCTGTCGCCAGCTGGGTTTCTCCGGAGGTGAGCCTAGAGTAGGTCTTGCGTTGCCGAAAAAAGAAGGAGGAGACTTGGACCCGCAGGAGTACTATCTGCTTGACGAGCTTGAATGCTCGGGTTCTGAGGACAGGATTCTCGGTGAAGACAGGTGCAAGCATTGGCCGCGCGGGCATAACAACTGTTCCTACGGGGAGGCTTTCGGCGTTACCTGCGAGGCAGCAACCGCGAACAATGATGCCGTAGGCCAGATAGCGGTCAGGGGCACCGAGCCCAAGACCGGAGTGCTTCTGACTGCGGACCATTCAAAAATCACTGACGCGGACGGGAAGCCTACGGACGCAAGCGCGTTTTCCTATCAGTGGATAAGGTCTGACATTGTCTGGAATGAAACGGAAATTTCGGGCGCGACAGCCTCCACCTATACCTTGCAGGAAGCTGATGAGGAAAACTGGATCAAGGTCAGAATCAGCTTCACCGATAATGCAGGCAACTCAGAAGTGGTGGAAAGCTTCGAAGTGGGACCGATCTATACGAACAAGCCTGACGGAAGTCTTCGGTTGATACCTTTTTCTACCCTAAATGACGATGGTACGCTATCTCCATCCGGTGAGGGGGAGGGTCTGCTGCAGATATTTAGCGGGGTGGACAAGCGATGGAAGGGTGTATGCGATGATTCCTGGGACAAAACAGACGCCGATGTCGCGTGCCGCCAGCTGGGTTACGCAGGGAGCGATGAGGCGATTGACCAAATGATATGGCTTGGGTATCCCCCGCTTCTTTTCCTGCTTGACGAGGTGGATTGCGCGGGCACTGAAAGCACGCTGCTTGAGTGTGGTCACGCGGGGCGGGGACGGCACGACTGCTCATCCTGGGAGTACGCGGGCGTCAAGTGCACCGTAAGCGGCGGCACCAACTGA